A DNA window from Deltaproteobacteria bacterium contains the following coding sequences:
- a CDS encoding redoxin domain-containing protein, with the protein MALIATLFSAGHSPAFANVKVGEKAPDFTLVDSNGKAVKLSSYAGKTVVLEWFNKGCPYVKKHYESKNMQALQKTYTEKGIVWLTVISSAPKKQGYETPVEANKTRAEWSIASTATLLDQKGEVGRAYGAKTTPHMYVVDPKGLLAYNGAIDSISSSDADDIPKSVNYVSGALDLVAAGKPVTMASTKPYGCSVKY; encoded by the coding sequence ATGGCACTTATCGCCACTCTTTTTTCGGCGGGGCATAGTCCTGCTTTCGCGAATGTAAAAGTCGGGGAAAAGGCCCCCGACTTCACGTTGGTTGATTCCAATGGCAAGGCGGTGAAGCTTTCATCGTACGCGGGAAAGACTGTCGTTCTTGAGTGGTTCAACAAAGGCTGTCCCTATGTGAAGAAGCATTACGAATCGAAAAACATGCAAGCCCTGCAGAAGACCTACACGGAAAAAGGAATTGTTTGGCTGACCGTGATTTCGTCAGCGCCGAAAAAACAAGGCTATGAGACTCCGGTTGAGGCCAACAAAACTCGCGCCGAGTGGTCGATTGCAAGTACAGCAACCCTTTTAGACCAGAAAGGTGAAGTTGGCCGAGCCTATGGCGCAAAAACAACTCCTCACATGTACGTCGTAGATCCAAAAGGCTTGCTCGCCTACAACGGTGCGATCGACAGCATCTCTTCTTCTGATGCAGATGACATTCCTAAATCAGTCAATTATGTATCCGGTGCGTTGGATCTCGTTGCTGCTGGGAAGCCAGTGACAATGGCCTCGACAAAACCCTACGGCTGCAGCGTAAAATATTAA
- a CDS encoding thioredoxin family protein, whose translation MLAHSEFTTADRNQSRSRIGVCLAAFLLCIGLSHEASAQRSDVLGAGASARAVGPHATVTLRLPEVFLADGDDSKNVGSEIAVEFVLQPDWHIYWLNPGDSGEEPKFQFAKSENIEIGSAIFPTPSRIPAGPFTNFGFSSSENPVAIRFPVRVAPTSGPAGRSADVVLNLSYLVCKEECVPAEAVLAASAPIRTSDDIGKSTLEYDAYKYPIHKGVGSLDLPIESSWQLLSGSQPESIGLRVPNASEKEFFPLTANQKSSAPIFVAGDGGRPLAGQLAVALDPSGELKSDEIFVGLLVDKKSREATWIRFEKENSVDWLGLLKALFLACLGGILLNLMPCVFPVVSLKIMSFVNESRGNSRETKVHALLYAAGILLSLWVLVGVLLGLRAAGSAIGWGFQLQSPAFLFLLYGVFLFLGFNLLGLFEINYAGPSFLQNALASRGRLGSSFTGLLTTIVATPCSAPFMGVAIGAALAAGPLESVLVFTALGIGLAIPYVILGFFPRLVSFLPRPGIWMERLKQGLAFPLFMTAVWLLWVLSQTSESASLIVILVWTVIASLFVWALHYRLRWMTKVSALLFLVASLATSLATIRFADFSAVNGVSHTAENVKSMQWQTFSDRAVSDARAAGNAVFVDFTASWCVTCQINKTLVLDTDRGRQIFASRNISLFRADWTKRDKEISNALSRLGRSSVPVYAFYGKGKNLGDESSVKLLPEILTFDSLEAALDGVYK comes from the coding sequence ATGCTCGCACATTCCGAATTTACGACTGCCGATAGAAATCAAAGCCGATCGCGGATCGGCGTATGCCTAGCTGCATTCCTGCTTTGTATTGGACTTTCCCACGAAGCCAGCGCTCAACGATCCGATGTTCTAGGAGCGGGAGCTTCGGCGAGAGCCGTGGGGCCGCATGCGACTGTCACGCTTCGTTTACCGGAAGTTTTTTTGGCTGACGGCGATGACAGTAAAAATGTGGGTAGCGAGATCGCGGTTGAATTTGTTTTACAGCCCGATTGGCATATCTACTGGTTGAATCCCGGCGACTCCGGCGAAGAGCCGAAGTTTCAGTTTGCGAAGTCTGAAAATATTGAAATCGGTTCGGCGATATTTCCTACCCCATCGAGAATTCCGGCGGGGCCCTTTACAAATTTTGGTTTCAGTAGCTCAGAAAATCCAGTTGCGATTAGATTTCCTGTCCGTGTTGCTCCTACATCTGGGCCGGCGGGCAGATCGGCCGACGTGGTCCTGAATCTTAGTTATTTAGTTTGCAAAGAAGAATGCGTCCCGGCCGAGGCAGTGCTCGCTGCCAGTGCGCCGATCAGAACTTCCGACGACATTGGGAAGTCGACGCTTGAGTATGATGCCTACAAATACCCAATTCACAAGGGCGTAGGGTCGCTCGACCTTCCGATCGAATCTAGCTGGCAACTTCTGTCAGGTTCACAACCGGAATCTATTGGACTCAGGGTTCCGAATGCGAGTGAAAAAGAATTTTTTCCTCTTACTGCAAACCAGAAATCATCTGCGCCCATATTCGTCGCTGGCGATGGGGGACGACCACTTGCGGGACAACTAGCTGTTGCCCTGGACCCTTCTGGAGAACTCAAGTCTGACGAGATTTTCGTCGGTCTTTTGGTCGATAAAAAGTCCAGAGAGGCGACTTGGATAAGGTTTGAAAAAGAAAACAGTGTCGATTGGCTAGGGTTACTGAAAGCGCTTTTCCTTGCGTGCCTCGGCGGTATACTTCTCAATCTGATGCCCTGTGTTTTCCCGGTCGTATCTTTGAAAATTATGAGTTTTGTAAACGAGTCGCGAGGCAATTCTCGTGAAACAAAAGTTCATGCGCTTTTGTATGCCGCGGGCATTTTGTTAAGCCTCTGGGTTCTCGTTGGCGTATTGCTTGGACTTCGAGCGGCTGGTTCTGCGATCGGTTGGGGATTTCAGCTGCAGAGCCCTGCGTTTCTTTTTCTGCTATATGGAGTTTTCCTATTTCTTGGTTTCAATCTATTGGGGCTTTTCGAAATTAATTACGCGGGGCCATCATTTTTGCAGAATGCATTGGCTTCGCGGGGCCGGCTGGGTTCGTCTTTCACGGGACTGTTGACGACGATTGTGGCGACACCGTGTTCTGCGCCATTTATGGGAGTTGCAATCGGCGCAGCACTAGCAGCTGGTCCTTTGGAATCGGTGCTGGTTTTTACGGCGCTGGGAATTGGGTTAGCTATTCCCTATGTAATTCTAGGTTTTTTCCCTCGCCTTGTTTCGTTTTTGCCGCGGCCAGGAATTTGGATGGAGAGACTGAAACAGGGACTGGCCTTTCCGCTGTTCATGACGGCGGTTTGGTTGCTGTGGGTTTTATCCCAAACCAGCGAGAGCGCATCATTGATTGTCATTCTGGTTTGGACCGTGATCGCCAGTTTGTTTGTGTGGGCCCTTCACTATCGCCTCAGATGGATGACCAAGGTCAGTGCTCTATTGTTTCTGGTAGCGTCTCTGGCAACTTCTTTGGCAACGATTCGTTTCGCGGATTTCTCTGCAGTAAACGGAGTTTCCCATACTGCAGAAAATGTGAAATCCATGCAGTGGCAAACCTTTAGCGATAGGGCCGTCAGTGATGCTCGCGCGGCAGGAAACGCCGTTTTTGTGGATTTTACGGCGTCTTGGTGTGTCACCTGTCAGATCAATAAGACGCTAGTTTTAGACACGGATCGCGGCCGGCAAATTTTTGCTAGTAGAAATATCAGCTTGTTTCGCGCGGACTGGACGAAACGAGATAAGGAAATTTCGAACGCTCTTTCGCGACTTGGACGTAGCAGCGTTCCTGTATATGCTTTTTACGGCAAAGGAAAAAATCTAGGAGACGAAAGCAGCGTTAAGCTGCTTCCCGAGATCCTTACATTTGATAGCCTTGAGGCCGCACTTGACGGTGTCTACAAGTAA
- a CDS encoding glycosyltransferase family 39 protein, with the protein MFDRPLSPFERLLPVFFLAVFVMRLVLGGMTGLGDDEAYYWDWSRHLQLSYYDHPGMIAWMIKASTSVFGDTSFAVRLPAILCNSLATLFLFLLAVDMFNLRVGLYAAALHTIVPIFALGGMMAVPDAPMGFFWAFTAWLGWKIASKVSNGTFLGAEDRVSNSLWLIVGLGLALGFLSKYTTVLVGLSVFLFFFFNAGLRRVIFSSGFSLAVLVLVVGSLPVLIWNGQNDWGSFAFHLSDRQSGGGGANLSRWLQFWISQLGFFTPVVFVLNLFALVIALFRSNESGWRYLFWLSFPTLTLFTVQALFAEFKPHWPAPAHFTLLIGTAKLLEEGFGGREEFQRIARRRIASWAIAIFAVPLFVLFHVAVLKPVIPKVAQIVAPAANWDPKFDPTNDLYGWPELAAHLETIRKDREANGTGRPYLASSRYQLVSQLAFVTKETVYRLSPGRDHYTFTQGPKVIEALRDKPMLFVSDNRYERDPRGDIATFGVFSMCAELEPFVFKRGDVYARTFRIYDCR; encoded by the coding sequence ATGTTTGATCGCCCACTGAGCCCATTTGAGCGCCTTTTGCCCGTGTTCTTTCTTGCGGTCTTCGTGATGCGCTTGGTGCTCGGTGGAATGACGGGATTAGGGGACGACGAAGCTTACTACTGGGATTGGTCTCGTCACCTGCAACTTTCTTATTACGATCATCCGGGCATGATCGCTTGGATGATTAAGGCCTCTACCTCTGTTTTTGGCGACACAAGCTTTGCTGTTCGATTGCCGGCAATTTTGTGCAACTCGCTTGCAACGCTGTTTTTATTTCTGCTTGCGGTTGACATGTTCAATTTGCGGGTTGGCTTGTACGCCGCGGCCCTCCACACGATTGTTCCCATTTTTGCGCTTGGCGGAATGATGGCAGTGCCAGATGCCCCGATGGGTTTCTTTTGGGCTTTCACGGCCTGGCTTGGATGGAAAATCGCGTCCAAAGTTTCAAACGGAACTTTTCTGGGCGCAGAAGACCGAGTGTCGAATTCGCTCTGGTTAATTGTGGGGCTCGGACTCGCGTTGGGTTTTCTGTCAAAATACACCACTGTGTTGGTGGGCCTTTCGGTTTTTCTCTTCTTCTTTTTCAACGCCGGGCTTCGCCGAGTTATTTTTTCTTCCGGATTTAGTTTGGCAGTCTTGGTTCTCGTCGTCGGTTCACTTCCCGTCCTGATTTGGAATGGGCAAAACGATTGGGGAAGCTTTGCGTTTCATCTCTCGGATCGGCAATCCGGCGGTGGCGGAGCTAACTTGTCACGTTGGCTTCAGTTTTGGATTTCGCAGTTGGGCTTTTTCACGCCCGTTGTTTTCGTTCTCAATCTTTTCGCCCTGGTGATCGCACTATTTAGATCGAACGAATCTGGCTGGAGATATTTATTCTGGCTCTCTTTTCCAACCTTAACACTTTTCACCGTTCAGGCTTTGTTTGCGGAATTCAAACCCCATTGGCCTGCGCCGGCGCACTTTACATTGCTAATCGGGACGGCAAAACTTCTGGAAGAAGGATTTGGCGGACGGGAAGAGTTTCAACGAATTGCCCGACGGCGAATTGCTTCGTGGGCTATTGCGATTTTTGCCGTTCCGTTGTTTGTGCTTTTCCATGTGGCTGTCTTAAAGCCCGTGATTCCGAAAGTTGCTCAGATAGTTGCTCCAGCTGCAAACTGGGATCCAAAGTTTGATCCAACCAACGATCTTTATGGGTGGCCCGAGCTAGCGGCCCATTTGGAAACGATACGTAAGGATCGGGAAGCAAACGGAACCGGTCGTCCGTACCTTGCGTCTAGCCGCTATCAGCTGGTGTCGCAGCTCGCGTTTGTGACCAAGGAAACCGTTTATAGGCTTTCGCCGGGACGGGACCATTATACATTCACGCAGGGTCCGAAAGTGATCGAGGCTTTGCGCGATAAGCCGATGCTTTTTGTCAGTGACAATCGATATGAGCGTGATCCGCGCGGCGATATTGCGACCTTCGGAGTATTTTCAATGTGTGCCGAACTCGAGCCTTTCGTGTTCAAGCGGGGAGATGTCTATGCTCGCACATTCCGAATTTACGACTGCCGATAG
- a CDS encoding outer membrane protein transport protein: MKKGMIAAGTSTLAIVAIGLTGLMSSTADASGFEKSIVWGGRSSGVAGIATPYIQGADALYFNPAGLAGDKEGQTLSFNISPTQSTFKGPINNANDTSESAAKLLTPFGLIYGNTLNDKVGFGIGAFVSGGANANFQDVTFGNSSYKAEVKTDLQILEVSAGAGYKVDENLKLGLAWRVVMAQADFSFVRRAAAVSPFTTLNAKLTGLKDTQSVAFRAGAQYKVDEATELGLTFRSEVNFAATGKVGVTAFSPLGGGPTVLSNDVDATAKTTLPMAVTLGAIHKLSDEWNLLGEYSWTQYSRIGEIVVESAAFSTTGNRTALLTDWRDQHNLRVGAEYLAMAWPIRYGYGFTSTVTNSDYARASFTPPGPAHTLTLGTGKDFAIGEQGEQALRFDAGFEYTMVSADSSNGAAAGTQTAGSDTRAGTYSVSAYAAHLGLTYAF; this comes from the coding sequence ATGAAAAAAGGTATGATCGCGGCCGGCACAAGTACATTGGCCATCGTCGCAATTGGTTTGACAGGATTAATGAGCTCGACGGCCGATGCATCGGGTTTCGAAAAGTCGATCGTTTGGGGCGGACGTTCATCTGGTGTTGCAGGCATTGCGACTCCATATATTCAGGGTGCTGATGCGCTTTATTTTAACCCAGCGGGTCTTGCTGGCGATAAAGAGGGTCAAACTTTGAGTTTCAATATCTCGCCAACTCAGTCGACCTTCAAAGGACCTATCAACAACGCAAATGATACTAGCGAATCAGCGGCAAAGTTGCTGACGCCATTCGGTTTAATTTACGGCAATACGTTGAATGACAAAGTCGGCTTCGGAATCGGCGCTTTTGTTTCGGGCGGTGCAAATGCCAATTTCCAAGATGTGACTTTCGGTAACTCTAGCTACAAAGCGGAAGTGAAAACAGATCTTCAGATTTTGGAAGTGTCGGCAGGAGCTGGCTACAAAGTCGATGAAAATCTGAAACTTGGTCTTGCTTGGCGCGTGGTGATGGCTCAGGCAGACTTTTCGTTTGTTCGTCGAGCTGCAGCGGTTTCGCCGTTCACTACCTTGAATGCGAAGTTGACTGGTCTTAAGGACACACAGTCTGTCGCATTCCGCGCGGGTGCTCAGTACAAAGTCGATGAAGCGACGGAGCTTGGACTGACGTTCCGAAGCGAAGTGAATTTCGCGGCGACTGGAAAAGTGGGCGTCACCGCATTTTCGCCCTTGGGCGGCGGTCCAACGGTACTTTCGAATGACGTCGATGCAACGGCAAAGACGACGTTGCCGATGGCGGTCACATTGGGAGCGATTCACAAGCTCAGCGACGAATGGAACCTTCTAGGTGAATACTCGTGGACTCAGTACTCGCGAATTGGTGAGATCGTCGTCGAATCAGCGGCCTTCTCGACGACGGGAAATCGCACGGCGCTGTTAACTGACTGGCGGGATCAACACAACCTTCGCGTGGGTGCTGAGTACCTAGCAATGGCTTGGCCGATTCGCTACGGTTATGGATTCACATCAACAGTGACGAATTCCGACTATGCTCGCGCAAGCTTCACTCCGCCGGGCCCAGCTCACACGCTGACATTGGGAACTGGAAAAGACTTTGCAATCGGTGAACAGGGTGAGCAAGCGCTTCGCTTTGATGCTGGTTTCGAGTACACGATGGTTTCAGCTGACTCGAGCAACGGTGCGGCTGCGGGAACGCAAACTGCGGGAAGTGATACACGCGCAGGAACTTATTCCGTCAGCGCTTACGCTGCACACCTTGGTCTAACTTACGCGTTCTAG
- a CDS encoding AAA family ATPase, with translation MKPVSQSHEKNGNGHCRIVLTGGPGGGKTTAADLFRREIGEDVVVVPEAATLLYSGGFPRVGELDVRKATQRAIYHVQKNLEDAHSAHYGRRILLCDRGTIDGAIYWPGDTDSFFQDLGTTFEQQLDRYDAVIFFETAAVGGISIEGGNPVRTESTDEAVDLDWRLRELWSKHPRFVLVPHYPSFMKKINLGLMELAKVIAEHQRK, from the coding sequence ATGAAGCCGGTCAGTCAGAGTCACGAAAAAAATGGCAACGGACATTGCCGAATAGTGCTGACCGGCGGACCCGGTGGTGGAAAGACCACGGCCGCGGATCTTTTTCGTCGCGAAATCGGCGAGGACGTTGTGGTCGTCCCAGAAGCGGCGACTTTGCTATACAGCGGCGGCTTTCCGCGCGTCGGCGAGCTCGATGTTCGCAAGGCTACTCAGCGGGCGATCTACCACGTGCAAAAAAACCTGGAAGATGCTCATTCGGCGCATTACGGCCGCCGAATTCTGCTCTGTGATCGCGGTACGATTGATGGTGCGATCTATTGGCCGGGTGACACGGACAGTTTTTTTCAAGACCTTGGGACCACTTTTGAGCAGCAGCTCGACCGCTATGATGCCGTAATTTTTTTCGAAACGGCCGCGGTCGGGGGTATATCGATTGAAGGAGGGAACCCGGTGCGAACCGAGTCGACTGACGAGGCGGTAGACCTTGATTGGCGCTTGCGCGAACTGTGGTCGAAGCACCCTCGGTTTGTGCTCGTACCGCATTATCCGTCTTTTATGAAAAAGATCAATTTGGGCCTGATGGAGCTTGCGAAGGTTATCGCGGAACACCAACGAAAGTAG